From the Papaver somniferum cultivar HN1 chromosome 2, ASM357369v1, whole genome shotgun sequence genome, the window taaaaacttgcaaaaaataatttcaagtagacacggacttggtgcttggtacacgcgcatgggcaagggtcgaaacatgtatttttcttgtaaaacaattaaacacaaaaaataattttttccataaataaaactcttaaataaattatttatcaagttaaaaacttgcaaaaaataatttcaagtagacacggacttggtgcttggtacacgcgcataggcatgggtcgaaacatgtatttttcttgtaaaacaattaaacacaaaaaaggattttttccataaataaaactcttaaataaattatttatcaagttaaaaacttgcaaaaaataatttcaagtagacacggacttggtgcttggtacacgtgcatgacatgggtcgaaacatgtatttttcttgtaaaacaattaaacacaaaaaattatttttttccataaataaaactcttaaataaattatttatcaagttaaaaaacttgcaaaaaataatttcaggtagacacggacttagtgcttggtacacgcgcatggcatgggtcgaaacatgtatttttcttgtaaaacaattaaacacaaaaaatgaattttttccataaataaaactcttaaataaattatttatcaagttaaaaacttgcaaaaaataatttcaagtagacacagacttggtgcttggtacacgcgcatggcatgggtcgaaacatgtatttttcttgttaaacaattgaacacaaaaaaataatttatccataaataaaactcttaaataaattatttatcaatttaaaaacttgcaaaaaataatttcaagtagacacagacttggtgcttggtacacgcgcatggcatgggtagaaacatgtctttttcttgtaaaccaattaaacacaaaaaaaagaatttttccttaaataaaactcttaaataaattacttatcaagttaaaaacttgcaaaaaataatttcatgtagacacggacttggtgcttggttcactcgcatgggcatgggtcgaaacatgtatttatcttgtaaaacaattaaacacaaaaaatgaatttattccataaataaataatttataaagttaaaaacttgcaaaaaataatttcaaatagacacggacttggtgcttggtacacgcgcatgggcatgggtcgaaaaatgtattttttttttcaaaacaattaaacacaaaaaaagaattttttccataaataaaactcttaaataaattatttatcaaattaaaaacttgcaaaaaataatttcaagtagacacggacttggtgcttggtacacgcgcatgggcatgggtcgaaacatgtatttatcttgtaaaacaattaaacacaaaaaaagaattttttccataaataaattatttatcaagttaaaaacttgtaaaaaataatttcaagtagacacggacttggtgcttggtacacgcgcatgggcatgggtcaaaacatgtatttttctttcaaaacaattaaacacaaaaaaagaatttttccataaataaaactcttaaataaattatttatcaagttaaaaacttgcaaaaaataatttcaagtagacacggacttggtgcttggtacacgcgcatgggcatgggtcgaaacatgtatttttcaagttaggaaaattaacttgcaaatcaagttaggtttaggttttttcttataaaacgagttttgtttcttgtaaaacaattaaacacaaaaaaagaattttttccataaataaaactcttaaataaattatttatcaagttaaaaacttgcaaaaaataatttcaagtagacacggacttggtacttggtacacgcgcatggcatgggtcgaaacatatatttttcttgtaaaacaattaaacacaaaaaaagaattttttccataaataaaactcttaaataaattacttatcaagttaaaaacttgcaaaaaataatttcatgtagacacggacttggtgcttggttcactcgcatgggcatgggtcgaaacatgtatttatcttgtaaaacaattaaacacaaaaaaagaattttttccataaataaataatttataaagttaaaaacttgcaaaaaataatttcaaatagacacggacttggtgcttggtacactcgcatgggcatgggtcgaaaaatgtatttttttttcaaaacaattaaacaaaaaaaaagaattttaccataaataaaactcttaaataaattatttatcaagttaaaaacttgcaaaaaataaacggacttggtgcttggtacacgcgcatgggcatgggtcgaaacatgtatttttcttgtaaaacaattaaacacaaaataagaattttttccataaataaaactcttaaataaattatttatcaagttaaaaacttgcaaaaaataatttcaagtagacatggacttggtacttggtacacgcgcatggtatgggtcgaaacatatatttttcttgtaaaacaattaaacacaaaaaaagaattttttccataaataaaactcttaaataaattatttatcaagttaaaaacttgcaaaaaataatttcaagtagacacggacttggtccTTGGTGCAAGCGTAtgacatgggtcgaaacatgtatttttcttgtaaaacaattacacacaaaaaatgaattttttccataaataaattatttattaagttaaaaacttacaaaaaataatttcaaatagacacggaattggtgcttggtacacgcgcatgggcatgggtcgaaacatgtatttttctttcaaaacaattaaacacaaaaaaagaatttttccataaataaaactcttaaataaattatttatcaagttaaaaacttgcaaaaaataatttcaagtagacacggacttggtgcttggtacacgcgcatgggcatgggtcgagacatgtatttttcttgtaaaacaattgaacacaaaaaaagaatttatccataaataaaactcttaaataaattatttatcatgttaaaaacttgcaaaaaataatttcaagtagacacggacttggtgcttggtacacgcgcatgggcaagggtcaaaacatgtatttttcttgtaaaacaattacacacaaaaaagaattttttccataaataaaactctttaataagttatttatcaagttaaaaacttgcaaaaaataatttcaagtagacacggacttggtacttggttcacgcgcatgggcatgggtcgaaacatatatttttcttgtaaaacaattaaacacaaaaaaagaatttttttccataaataaaactcttaaataaattatttatcaagttaaaaacttgcaaaaaataatttcaagtagacacggacttggtgcttggtacacgcgcatgggcatgggtcgaaacatgtatttttcttgtaaaacaattaaacacaaaaaaagaattttttccataaataaaactcttaaataaattatttatcaagttaaaaacttgcaaaaaataatttcaagtagacacggacttggtgtttggtacacgcgcatgggcatgggtcgaaacatgtatttttattgtaaaacaattaaacacaaaaaaagaattttttccataaataaaactcttaaataaattatttatctagttaaaatcttgcaaaaaataatttcaagtagacacggacttggtgcttggtacacgcgcatgtgcgtgggtcgaaacatgtatttttcttgtaaaacaattaaacacaaaaaaagaatttttttcataaataaaactcttaaataaaaataaacagaaAGTTAACCTGAAAGGTAGAGCGAGTTTAGGAAATAGCCGATGCTTCCTCATACGTTTTGGGAAGAGTCAGCATGAAAAACATATCTCCCCAATCAAGCTTCTGCTCTTCTGAATGAACAAAGGCTTGTCCAAATCCTCCTATGTCTCCGTCATCCAgcaaaaatatatttttctcATCCATCGGGACATTGAAAAAATCTTGAGTTTCTGATTTCACTTTCTCTACCAATAAATTGTCGATTCCATAGTTTACCACCTACATCATAAAGCTCTAATTAGTTGTGCATATAAAGCACTGGTAAGACCCGAGCTACAAATTCTttaggattatatgcagaagtaggcctggtctggaccctcactttcatttctaggccacttttttatttcttgcaaaactaggcaagttaaacggattccatccactttaaccatctcggtcaatttatcgcgttgacttgtcaatatctcgccaaaatatcatatagggagatctcatacatgtggtaagattactgaaatgtccttcacacgtgtgtgttAGTCACACTAGATAAGATGTCCACGTGTTGCTATCTGAGAGCCTAATCTAACTAAGACGACATCTCGAGGATTAATTGAACGACCATGATAGTGACAACATGAGTATCTGAAACCAGTCGAGATAAACTCgatctcattcattcttcttatcttcttcttctttgttttcttctccttccgttttctttcttctgcaaTATTTCTAGAGATAAATTCTTAGGTTTATTGAGTTGCTGATAGATGATGGGGTTGAGGAATTGAATAACAAGAGGGTGATTGTCCAATAGATGATGGGGTTGAGgaattgaagaaattagggtttactagaGAAGTCAGGGAAGGTGGAATCGAGGGTTTAGAAGGCTAATTGCAGGTGGGTTTGTCACTAATTAAGAGAAGGTTGAAGTTTTTATTAGAAGCAGGAAGTCGGGGttttgaatttgaagatgagaatgatgttcttccccaaattgggaattagggtttctggattTCAATTTGGGTTTGTGTGGAATTGATGATGATATTGAGTTGGTGATAACTGAAGAACGAAGGGGTTGATGTTGCGCTGATTATGCAAACTTGTactgatgaaaaatcaaaatgaaatggTAATTTGGGGTTTCTTTGATTTAGAACCGACGACTtatgtgaatttggttaagagTTGATGAATCTTATTTGGTCGTATGTGCTGGTCCTGCAAGCAATGAACCAATGAAATGTATGAGATGAGTATTATGATTGGGATTTGAATCGTGCTTAGCTAGACACGATTTTGGATCTGTGCAACAGGGTTGTCGAAGAATGGCAGGTGAACCTGTTATTAGATTGGCAGGACGAAGATGATGGTGATAACGCTGTTGAAATCAGAAACGCAGATTGGATCTGAGACAGAGTTTTAAGGGAATTGAATCTGGAGAATCGAAGATAAGGTGGTGCTGTTACTTCTTCATGGGTTCAAGGATTTGTATTGCAGGCTTAAAAGATGGTTGCAATGGAAATATGGGGTTTGTATTTGGCAGAAAAGGGTGAAACTGGTGTTGATGAAGGAATATAGGCTTGCAGTGGCTTTGTTGCACAAGTATGTCTGGAAGAAGATCTGTTGATGTTTGAAACAAAGATGGTTGAAATGGTTTGGTTAGATTGCAGCTGTGGGCTGAGTTGTTGCAATGATTAGATGTATGTCTAGGATACAGGGATGGTACAACAGGTGTTTTTGTTGAAGCTGGTTTGCAGTAGAGATTATGTTATTGTTGAAGCTGGTTTGCAGGTGTTTTTGTGGCTGTGGCAGAGTGCAGTTGGCAATGGCTGTGAAAGAAGTACAGTTAAGAGCATGACAAGGAGTTGTTGCTGCTAAAGTTGGCAGCTTTGTGCGATTAACTGGTGGTAATGAGAGAGCTCTCAACTGTAGAATCAAGTGGAGAGCAGGAGCAGTTGGTGGCAGCTGAGCTGCAAATGGTTTATGGAAATCTAAAATGGCAGCTCAGCTTAGTTGAATTTCTGGTGTAAATCTGAAATTGGGTTTTACATGGATTGATTTTGAATTGAAGGAGATTGGGCCAACTAATGGAACTGTGAATGGTGATATGTACAAATTTTTCCCGTGACATGATTCCCACGTAATCAGTCCACATGGCATATTCGAGCCCACGTAAGCAATCCACATGGCATATCCGAGCCCACGTGTACAGTTTTCATGTTGATTTGACTGAGTTAAATCAATGATATAACATTAAATCAGTGATAcaaaggacttttaggtctttttagttacacctaacggtgctaactttccatccatcacttttggtcaaaacttgcctagtctagcaataaataaaaaaagtggcctagatttAGAAAGCACCAAAAAAAtaggcctatttttgtaaaaagcccaaTTCTTTAAATGAAATTTACGATTGAATTTTTCATATACCTGAAAGAAACCCCATTCTTTGCAAGCAGAGTGAAGTTGGTCCAATTCTGACTCTCCAATAATTGGTACAGGAGATAGTAATTTCTGAAAATCAATAATAGGTACTGTCTGATCTAACATACATGTACCAGATATGTTGTTAATCAATGGGTCCTGATCATTGCGTATGTATCGAGCTGGGACTTCTCCAGGCGATTGTTTGGCAAATTCCTGAACATTAGGTACAAATAAGAAACCACCTAGCTTTACTGGATTTGGTGTCTCCATGAATTTTCTATATAGCCTCctaatcagaatgaaaaaccttcCCTTAGATATGAACTCAGTCACTCTCTACTAGACCCTAGTGATTTGTCTCAGTCACCCTTGAGCAATAATCCGTCGGGATGAATGCAAATCACTAGATTAAAGAAGAGTAGGTGGCATGTTTTCTTCGGTGTTTGTTACTTTCTGTTTCTTTTTCAAAGAAAATTAAGACATCAGTAATAAAACTCCTTCAGAGATAAGGGCTCCTTATCCACTGATTCTAAAAAGAAAGGCAGACAGAGAAACAGAGTCTTGATTGATAAAATCGTGGAAGAAACAAATAGGAAGAAAAGATTACGTGCAGTGATTATTAACCATGGAAAGTGGAATGCATTACTATCGGATAGAACACGTCGGCCGAGTACCCAAACACCAAACAAGACGATACCCAAAACATTAGCACCCACAGACAAAATAGCATGCAAGCGCGTACACATATGACATACCCCCAAGATTAACATCCAAAACAGGAACATGATAAAGATGATGGATTGTAAGATAAAAGGGTGTTCTTCTTATAATCCACTGGTATAGCGCGCATGCGCGATGCGCCTGCCAATACATTTATTTCGTAATTTTGTTGTCTTTGTGtagtaatcaacaaccaaaatcaaCACTCGGTCAGCGATCAACGCCTACCGTTCATTTATTGAAGAACATCTAAACTATACTGTTTGAAGTGTGTGGGCAATGAATGGAGTGGCTCACcaccttatatattaagatctaGGCTAAATAGTTAGCAATGTGGGACTATCTTATAGGTTCTCCAATATGCCCCCTCCACGTGTATGGCGGAGGAGATCAAGCCACTGCAACGTGGACCTCTGTACGGGTGGACGAGCAGTCTTTTTGGTCTACTTTTCATTTCACTCTCATATGGGCCTAGctttgataccatgttagaagtgTGTGGTCTTCCACTGTACGGGTGGACGGGCAGTCTTTTGGGTCTACTTTTCATTTCACTCTCATATGGGCCTAGttttgataccatgttagaagtgTGTGgtcttccaactcaaaaccaattggcaatgagtggagtggctccacaccttatatattaagatctaGGCTAAGGAGTTAGCTATGTGGGACTATATTTTATAGTTTCTCTAATATGTTCCCCCTCCACGTCTAGGGTGGAGATTAAGCCACTATAACGTGGACCTCTGTACGAGTGGATGGGCAGCCCTTTGGGTCTACTTCTCATTCCACTCTCATACGGgccatgctctgataccatgtttgaagtgtgtgggcttccaactcaaaatcaattgacaatgagtggaggggctccacaccttatatattaagatctaggttaaggagttagctatgtgggaatatttttttataatttctcCAACATGATCCCCTCCGCGTGTAGGGTGGAGATTAAACCACTACAACGTGGACCTCTGCACAGGTGGACGGGTAGCCCTTTGGGTCTACTTCTCATTCCACTCTTAtacgggcctagctctgataccatgtttgaaatgtgtgggcttccaactcaaaaccaattggtaatGAGTAGAGTGGCTCACcaccttatatattaagatctaGACTTAGGAGTTAGTAATGTGGACTATCTTATAGTTTCTCCAACATATACACACATACATCCTAAAAAAACATCGATCAAACCAAATACATGTACAATAATCATCAATCGTTTTACAATTATTATTGTATTATCTCCACAGACTCCTCTATATACCTTCCTAAACCTCCTTGGCCTAGAACGTTTTCTCACTAAAATGATCAGCAGCAAGTTGGTCTCGCCAAGAAATCTTTTCAACTGCTTTCTCTTACAAACCTCCCAGTCTCAGAAATTTAATTTCGAGTATACCTTCCTCACTTCCGGTTGGAATCCCAAGTATTAATTGATgggcaactataaagaaaatgaagaatgagttattggCAAGGTTGCGTCACATTATATCAGTAAAAGGAAATCCGATCATTTTTGAATAATCATACCATCATACAAAAGTTGAAGGAAAGATATAACTAATCTTAGATTGCCTGGATTATTAATTATGTTATTTACCTTAGACTTCTCAGAGTATATTGCCAATGGAATTCCCTGCATTCATAAATATCAACTTTAGCAATCTACTAATCTAAGCGAAAAAATTTCAATCCAATCCGTTAATTTAAGTTGTTTGTCAAGCCATGTAACTAATAAAGCGTAACAGAACCGAAGTTCGGGCATAATAAGTTAGGGTATGGAGTGCAAATCTGCCTACTAATCAACAACACACAGGAATAGAAAAACTTCTGTATGATGCACAGATCAGCATAAAATGAATGATTCAGAATTGGCTGATAATTCCAGTCATTGACTCATGCGCCCATGACAAACAGTAGCTAATCCAAGGATCTATAAGACTCAAACTAAACTGTACTTACATATTATCTGACATATATTTTTACTTGTTCCAAAACTCAATACCATAGACCCTGTTGTTCTCATTATGATGCTTAACGTTAAAGTTATGTTTTGCTTTACTTCCGATTAAAAAAGGTATTAACGCAGCA encodes:
- the LOC113350992 gene encoding codeine O-demethylase-like, yielding METPNPVKLGGFLFVPNVQEFAKQSPGEVPARYIRNDQDPLINNISGTCMLDQTVPIIDFQKLLSPVPIIGESELDQLHSACKEWGFFQVVNYGIDNLLVEKVKSETQDFFNVPMDEKNIFLLDDGDIGGFGQAFVHSEEQKLDWGDMFFMLTLPKTYEEASAIS